TAGAAAAAGAAGTTGAAGAGATAGTTTCGCTGATTAAACCATTTGCTGCGAGTAAAAATAACCAAATGAGCGTAGAGATAGAAAAGTCTCTAACAGAAATGACTTCCGATGTTACTAAGTTTAAGCAGGTTTTATTAAATTTGATCAACAATGCCTGCAAATTTACAGAAAACGGAACGGTAGCGTTAAAAATACTTCCTGAGGTTATCAATGGGTTGCCTGCCGTAAGAATTTCCGTTTCGGATACGGGAATCGGTATTACTGCTGAGCAGATTGCTAAATTATTTAACCCGTTCACGCAGGCCGATACTTCAACCACAAGGAAATACGGAGGGACTGGGTTAGGATTGCATATCAGTAAAAACTTTGTAGAACTGATGGGCGGAAAAATATTTGTGGAAAGTGAGTTGGGCAAAGGCGCTACATTTACTATGATACTGCCATTGTCTTTGGATCATCACTTAAAAAATAAAATTGAAAACAAGGGCAGCTCAAAAGATGATTTACAAAAATTTAAAATTCTGATCATCGATGACGAAGCTTTTGTCCATGACCTTTTTACTAAGAATCTTGAAGAATTTAGAGTAGAAATCTTAAGTGCTTATAATGCGAAAGAAGGAATTGAATCAACCCGAAAAAATAAACCTGATCTTATCCTTTTAGATATTACTTTGCCGGATTTAAGCGGGTGGGATGTTATGTCTATTTTAAAAAGCGACAAAGAATTGGCAGGCATTCCTATTATTATTAGCACTACAACGGAAGAAAAGAATAAAGCTTACACGATAGGTGCTGCTGACTTTTTACAAAAACCTGTCGATAACGAAAGGTTTTTACGATTGCTTCTTAACTACAGATGCAAAAACCCCCCGTGTTTGGCCTTGGTGGTAGATGACAATGAGAATAACAGAAAAGTTATGGAAAGATCTCTTGTTCAAGAGAGTTGGAATGTAAAAACTGTTGATAGTGGAGCAGAGGCGCTTGAATTCTTAAAAAGTAATAAACCTGAAATTATATTCTTGGATTTAATGATGCCAGATATGGATGGATTTGAAGTTTTAGATAAAATCAAAAGCCATGAGGCCTGGTTAGATATTCCTGTAATCATAGTGACAGCAAAGGACCTGACCGAAGAAGATAAGAAAAGACTTAATAATAAAATGGAAAGTATCCTAACCAAGGAAAATTTTAGTAGTGAAAAAGCAAAGCACGAAATTTTAAGAATTCTTGGTAAATCAAAAGTAAAAGAGAGCCTTTAGATAAGCGTTGAAATATTACAATTTGAGAGTTGCAAGTTGCGTGATTTTTGAGTTGGAATTATGTTTGGCATATGAAAGCTTTGGGGTTGATTTTTGGTTTGCTAATTTGCTCTGTTTCTTATTCGGCCCTGCCGGATGCTAAATATCATTGCGAAGACGAAAGTACTCTTGATCTCAAAAAAATGAAAGCTCAGTTCCATGATATTTCTAATCAAGATAAAGAGGTCAGCGGACTTTCTATTCTAAACTCTGGAAAAGCCATCAAATTAAAATTTGATAATGGATCTTCAGTTCTTTGCCACAAATCTAAAGTTGAAATTCTTTTTCTCTAAAAATTTTTTTCGTTCTCAAAATAATCTGATTTTTCAATGGGGATATAGACTACAACGATGTCTTTAGCCTTTGTTAGAGCTTTGATTTGGTCTGTAATGATCTTTGTGGATTTCACTTTAATGTCTTGTGATCTTTCAAACCAATGCACTTCTATAAATGGATACGATTTTGTAGATTTGCCGTTCGTATAGAAAGTATTGGGAACCAGCTCAAAAGAAAAATTATCTTCACTGGTATCCATGGCCCTAGCTAGTTCTTTGGGTAAGGTTTTACTTAAACTTTTAACATTTTTTTCAGAAATACATTTTAAACGAATGTGTGGCATTATTCGATATCACGATCTCTAAGGACATTCACTTCGATCATTTCGTCTACGATTGCTGGCTGGAAACCAGGGAAATCTTCAGATAGATAGAGTTCTAAACCTTTTTTAGATTTTTTAAATGGGGTCTCGATCACTTTATTCGGGTAGTTTGGATCGGAGATGTAAATGATTTCATTTTTTTTATCAATTTTTAGAGCAACCACAGTGTGGCCCTCTTCACCATTCTCACTCAACATTCCAAGAACACGAAGTTTCCAAGAGTAATTTTTGAATTGAGTAGGATCTAAATCCACTTTTTTATCCGTATAATCAAGTCGGATAATTCCATCCAAACCATGCTCCTCAAGAACCTCTTCTGTGTATTTATCAACATCCGAAAGAAATGCTCCTTCGTAGCGAGGGTCTTGAACCATAAATCGTCTAGCTTCTTCGATGATCTCAAATAAAAAATAATCAGGTCTTTGGAGGAATTTACTTTTTGAAACGCCATAGTACTGGCTTACAGCTTGTATGGCATTCACTTGAGCTGTGAAGGCACAAAGGCCGCCGTTTCTTTTTAGAAGTTTTCTTTTTTTAAGGCGAATATCAGTTTGGTGGATGAGTTTTTCTCTTTCCATCAATTCTAAATATGAATTTAGGAGACTTGGGCTATCAGTCTTAAGAGCTCTGATATCATCAATGCGCGCAGAGCCCCAGCCGAGCACCGGGCAGAGTAATAGAATGTATACGAGAATTGTCCCCACAAATTTCATTAGGGTGAAGCTATTTAAGAGGCGTATTTGAGTCAACATTATTGTAGATATCTTAATAGGTAAATTTTTGTTGTAGCTTTTATCCCAGTAGGATTAATAAAAAGTATGAAAATATATATGCTTTATCTATATATCCTTATTCTCTTAATTACAGTGCCAGGCTTTGCATCTTTTGACAGACAATATGAATATCGATCTTTTTCCGAAAAAGAGATGGAAGTACCTGATTATTTTGACAAAATAGACTCAGAATACACGTCAGATATACTGACATATTCCATTACGCCTACAGAAGAAGTTTTGTTCCAAGAAACCGATAAGCAGTTCCTAATCTCACTCGGATCGTTAAGTCGTAGAGAGTTTATGAAAGATGCGCGCCTAAAGGTTAAGCAAAAATTAACGGATAAGATTGATTTCAAATACAACTATTTAGAACAAAAAGACTTCGAAAATTCTCAAGCTCATTCAGTAGCAGAATTTGTTATTAAGCCCTTACAGAAAATCCACTTTTCAGCTTTTGCAGAGTTAGATTTTTCTAAAGTGAATGACAACGTTGGATTTTCTTTTTCCTATCTGCCTCAACTGAATCATGAAGTTAAATTTTTTTATAACATGGTACAATTTGATCGAAATAAAAGGAACTCTCAAGATGATAGATTCAATAAGAAACCCTATACATTTGGATTTGTAGGTCGCTACACAAAAGAGAAATTTGGAAAAATAAAATATTTCGAATATGGTTTTCTCAACGAGACTTCCGTGGAATGGATATTTCCTACTCAAGATATAAATTACGAATATCAAAGATGGATGGGCACTTTGCGATATCTTAACCCCATCAGTGAATCTGAAACTCTCGCTTTATTTTATCAGTTGGATCATCGCAACGACCTCAAGGAGGTATTATCAACGGATACTCCCATAAGCACTCTCGATTTAAAGCGTAATCAACTACAATTGAATTATAACAATATAAACTTTGAACAATTTGAATTGGATTCAGGTTCCTATATTGTTTATCGAGATGCTAATTTATTAACGGGTATTGCTCGATATTTGGATGTGGTTCCCTACGCCACTTTTCACTTTAATAAAGACAAAGACTCCGCGGGATTTTGGTCTCTCGGCTATGACATTGATATTCATCATACAGATAAAAAAGATCCTGTTTCGAAAAAAGATACAGAAATCAATCATCGTGGGAATGTATTCTGGACCGCTAGATTTAATTCCCAAGCTTATTTAAAGTTGGCTGGAACCTTAGATGTCGACGACCTTTCTTGGGAAGGTGGTAACGGAAAATTTGTGATGGAGTTTTAAAGATAGACATTTTTAAAGATTAATTAATAATAGAGTTATGAAGTGGGTGAGCAGAATTCCATACAATGAATTTACTTTCGAGTTTGCCAGAAGTGGTGGGCCAGGAGGGCAGCACGTCAATAAAACTAATTCTGCGGCAATCTTGCGCTGGGATGTAGATGCAACTCTTGCTTTCTCCGAAGATCAAAAAGTAAAACTACAAACTAAACTCAAATTGAATCAAGAATCGGAAGTTGTTATTCGCTCGGAAGAACACCGTGACCAAGAAAAAAACAAAAAAAGATGTTTAGAAAAATTAGATTCCTTAATAGAAAAAGCTCTTTTTGTGCATAAAAAAAGGAAGCCCACTAAGCCTTCGCGGTCTCAAAAAGAAAAACGAATCAAATCCAAGAAAATTAGATCTGAAGTGAAAAAATCTAGAACCAATAAAGATTGGTAACTACTTCAGGCCTTTGATTCTCTTTAAGCATTTGTTTGAAACTTGCACCTCAGAAAACTTATTCATGCTTTTAGAGTAAGCATAATCTTGCTTGCAAGTTTTAGGGTTTGTTTTGCTTGTAAAATGAAACTCTAGTGCATCGTCACAGATATCTAAACCAATTTTGATCACGTAAGTTGATCCGATTTCAAAATCATCAAATTTTGTCACGGTCGTTTGACGAGTAAGGATGGGCGACAAATGATTGATGATTTCTTCTTCGCAGAATGAATATGGGAATGGTGAGACATAGTTATAGTTTTCAGGGATAACGACTGGGAATTTATTTTCACTGATTTCTTTTTTAAGAGTTTGAAGGTTTTCGCCGTACATCGCATAGGCCATATTTTTTTCTTCGGTTGTCAGAGTTTTGTAATCTCGAACTCTATTCCATCCAAAGCCCCAGCGATAAGTGTTTTGCCCCAATGGACCGCCACCCGCTCTTGTTCCTAAATACATAATTCTTGCAGGAGAAGAATCTCCAGTAGCCTTAATGCAAGCAAAAAAATCTTGATCTACTTTTAATCTTTCAGCCTCTGTCCCGCCCAACCAATAAGAAGCATCGTGGTCTATGCAGCAATGTTGCCAGAGAGTAGGGTTTTCTTTTGTTCCATCTTTATATTTTGTACAGCCATCAGTAGCGAAAGGATTTAATTCTAGCTGAAATGGACTCGATTTATTCTCTACAGAAAAAGTATAACCCACCAAGTTCTGTGCCTGCAAATTTTGAACAAACATCGTTGCTAGAATAATTAAAAGAAATTTAGCCATTCGTAGAATCCTTTATTTTATAGTTCTTCGAATGAAGGTATCCCGTTTTCTGAGACGAATGCAAGGCTGTAATGGGCAGGTAAAAACCATGACAAAGCTTGTAAAATTCCCTCATGTTCTTCAGCCTTTGGACTTCCAAAAGATTCAATGGAGAAGCAGAGATCAAATTTAACCTTGTCTGGAGAAATCATAATGATTTTAGGAGCCATAACTCCCTGTTGTTTTAAAAACTCTCTTAAGACCGTGCGTACAGGCTTGGGTAAGAATCCTTCGCTTGGAGCGCCTATATAAAACTCTACGCCAGCTTCAATACTTTGTTCTTGTTCATGAGAGTGACCATGATTGCAATTCGGTCCGTGTTTGTGATTTGGATCATGACTATCACTATGAGCGTGCGCTTTTGGAAGAGAGTTCTCTAGGAAAAGTCCATTTTTAATATAATTCCAAATCATTCCATAAGTCAGAACGAAATCAGGAAAGCTTTTTGTAGGATTGATAGCGAGGCCGATTCCATTTTCGGAAATCCACTTCAAGAGATTGATGGCAGGCTCTGTGCTATCCTCTTTGATTTCAATAAACATATAAGGAAATTGATCGGGTCCAGCTTGAGGTGCTTGGGCCATCAAAGAAATATTTGCAGCTGGAAGGGTTTTAAGAAAATTAGCTTCCCATTGAATATCTCTATCCTTATGGGGAACGGACAACATCTCGAGTATTTGTTTTTGACTGCTCACGCGAACTATCTCCAATTAGGGAGATAGGACTATCATTCTTCTTCGCTAGTTACAACAGAGCTTGGCAGAAGATCAAAAAGACATTCTCTCCAGTATTCCGGCGCGTCTTGAGAAAAATCGACGGCGATTTCAAATATTCCTTTGCCCACATATCTTGTTCTAGCAATGTGGCCATTGATTTCAAGTTCCATCGGATTGATCATCAGCATAATTGGCTCTCCCTCAATGGATTGAAGGGAGAGGTTTTGTCTTAAGCCTTTGGGCACCAAATCTTCTCTATCAATAAGTATTAAGAACCCTGTGGAGGAAGCATCTATAAGATGTCCAAACCTAGCAATCGACTCGAAATGAGATAAGTTCGTAAGGTTAGAAACCGGGATTGAGCCCACCTGTTTTCTTTTGGCTACTCTGCCAGGAGAGTCGTTAAGTGGGGTTGACTTCTTTTTTTGTGCTGCTGTTTTCTTCATTACTTACCTCAAACTTGTACTATGTTTCTCTACACATAAAGCTTATCGGCCAGCCTAGACCAAAGTTAAGAGCCTGTCTTAAAATGATTTGATTAATTTGGTTAAGATTTGGTGATCAGTCCCAAGTGACTGATTTTCCTTGGGTGATATCTACCATTCTTTGAAGTGAAACCCTCGCGTTTTTAATCATTTCTGGCGCTAGTTTTACTTCTGGGGATAATGTTGCAAGACTGTTTCTTATTTTCTCTAAGGTATTGAGTTTCATGTAAGGACATTGATTACAGGCGCAGTGAGTTCCTGTCGGGGCTTGAATCAGTTCTACATCTGGACGCAATTTTTTCATTTGATGGAAAATTCCATCCTCTGTCGCCACTATAAATTTCTTCGCAGGGTTTGTTTCCACTTCTTTGAGTAATCTTGATGTGGATCCTATAACCTCAGCGTATTCCAATACATCAGGATTGCATTCTGGATGTGCAATGACCACGGCATCTGGATTTTCAGTTTTTAATTTATAAAGTTCTTTAGCTGTAAAGAGAACATGCACTTCGCAAGTCCCTTCCCAGAGCTCCATGGGCCGACCATATTTTTTAGATAACCATCCCCCAAGGTTCTTATCAGGTCCAAAAAGAATAGTTTTATCTTTAGGAATAGCTTTCAAAATTTTCTCGGCATTAGAAGACGTACATATAACATCAGAGATTGATTTTACTTCGGCACTTGAGTTGATGTAAGTCATCATTACAGAGTTTGGGTGAGCATCTTTCCAGGCTTTGTATTTGGCAAAAGGAGAAGAAGTTACAAGCGAACATCCTGCCTTTAAATCTGGAACAATTACTTTCTTGTCAGGGGAAAGGATCTTTACACTTTCACCCATGAAAACCACACCAGCCAAAAGAATAATATTTGCATCACTATTCATCCCAGTCTCAGCCAAAAAATAACTATCGCCCACATGATCCGCAAGCTCTTGAATTTCTCCATCCTCATAGAAGTGCGCTAAGATTAAGGCACCCTTTTCTTTCTTGAGATTTAAAATTTCTTGTCTAATGTCCAACATAGATTACCTATCTTTAGGATAATTCCGGCTAGGCTTCGTTCCCTTTAAGGATGGTGACGATTTTTTTGGCTATAGTCACAAATGTTTCTTCTACACCTTCTCCAGTTGAGGCCACGGCTTCAAAGTCAGGAGAGTTGTAAAGATTGAGTGCGTATCTTAACTCCTGAATTGGAACTGCGTTCGTAAGGTCTCTCTTATTGTATTGAATGACAAGTGGAACTTTTTCAATGTCATAGCCTTGTTGCTTTAGATTTGTTTTGAGGTTTTTGATAGACTCAATGTTCTCTTCCATGCGTTCTTTTTGAGAATCAGCTACGAAAACAATGCCATCTAAACCTTTTAAGATTAGCTTTCTCGAGGCATCGTAAACCACTTGTCCGGGGACGGTGTAGATATGAAATCTTGTTTTGTAACCATTAATATCGCCTACATTGAGAGGTAGAAAGTCAAAGAACAAAGTCCTCTCATTATTTGTGTTGAGAGTGATGAGCTTATTTTTTTGTTCGGTTTGAGTCTTGTGGTAAATCCATTGTACGTTAGTAGTTTTGCCACCCAGAGAAGGGCCGTAATAAACTATTTTGCAGTGAATTTCCTTAGCTTTCTTATTGATGAACGACATTAAAGCTCCACGCGATTCTCAATGGCCTTACCCAAAGTTCTTTTATCAATATAATCAATATCGGAGCCAAAAGGAACTCCGTAGGCAAGTCTTGTCGCTTTAACTTCTTTAGCGTGCAAAAGTTTAGTGAGATAAAGAGCTGTTGTGTCGCCCTCGATATCCGCATCTAAAGCCAAAATCACTTCTTGGATTTTGGTAGAAGATTTATCGATTCTTTCCATCAATTCTCTGATCTTCAAGTGATCAGGTTGCACGCCTTCTAGGGGGGCAATCGTTCCGTGAAGAACATGGTAGAGACCGTGGAAAGACTGTGAAGATTCAATTTTCATGATGTCGAAAGGCTCTTCGACCACACAAATTTTTGTAGAATCTCTTTTTTGATTTTCACAAATGTTACAGAGACTTTCGCTTTCCGTAAAACTAAAGCACTGGTGACAGGTATGGATCTGTGTTTCTACTTCTTGAATAGCTTCTACAAAAGATTGAGAAAAGACATTTCCCTTCTTTAGAACAAAGTAAGCCAATCTCTGAGCTGTTTTTTCGCCGATGCCCGGAAGTTTTGAAAATTCATTGATGAGTCTCTTAAGAGATTTTAATTCTGTCATGAGTGTATTAGAACATTCCTGGGATTTTCATTCCACCAGTAAGTTTAGACATTTCGTCTTCGGTTGTTTTATTTGCAGTTTTTAAAGCATCATTTGCTGCCGTGATCACGAGATCTTGAAGCATTTCGGCATCACCGTCTTTAAAAACAGCAGGGTCAATGATTACTGAGGTGAGTTGGTAAGACCCATTGGCCTTTACTTTAACCGCTCCGCCACCCGCGGTGCCGTCAAACTCACGTTCTTTGAGTTCATTTTGTACTTTTTCAGCTTTATTTTGCATTTGCTGAACTTGCTTCATGAAACTTTGCATTCCACCTGGGAAATTCTTCATCTGGATATCTCCTATAATTCTCGAATGTTGTGTATTTTGCCTTTAAAAGTTTTTTGTAAGTTTTGAATTGCGGGATGGTTTTCAACCTGTTCTCGGGTTTGTTGGGCGCTAGTTTTCTCTTGTTGTATTTTCACAGCCTGAGGGGAGACTGTTGTCGCCTCAGTTTCCACATGAGTTTGCACTGTCAAATGAACATTCAAATTCCAGATTTTTTGTACTAAATCTTTCACCTTGAGTGCTTGTTTTGAATCCTTCAATTGTTCGTAGAAGAATTTTTCTTTTTCGGGAACACTCAAAACCATTCTATTCCCATCAAGATAAGAAAGAGCCGAGTGTTCAAGCAAGGCCCCAACGCTAGGAACAATTTTTTTCGATCTCTCAACAAAAGAAATCCAATTCTCAGACAATGATTTATCTTTGTTAAAAACGATGGAAGTTTCGGATGTTGGAGTGCCAACATCCGATCTTTTAGAATCCCCAAGGTCGGGCGTTAGTACTCTAACGTCCGAAACCAAGGTCGACGAAGATAGAGTAGAATGTGATTTTTTAACTTCGACCGCGGAAGCCTTAGTAGCCTGAAGTGCCTGCGCAATCGCTGATTTACTATCTACAGGTTTATGCTCTACGCGTGTTGGTCCTGAAGGTTTTGTGATGGGTTTATCTTGTCCACCAGAAACAAAGCTATCAATATCTTCAATTCTCGGCGCCTGGGCCATTCTCATAAGTAACATCTCAAGAACAATTCTTGGGCTCTGAGCGCGCATAAGATCTTGAGCACCCTTCAGGCACATATCAAAAAGAAGATGAACATCTTCTTGAGAAACGTTTGAACTTAATTGCTTTAAACTTTGAATTTCACCATCCGACAAATCCAAAAGCTCCGTTGGCTTTTCGGAAACTTTCACGAATAATAAGTGTCTAATTTCTTCTAAGAGATTCTGACAGAATACAATAGGATCATAGCCAGATGAAAAAATCTTTTCGATAGTTTGCACAATCGCACTGAGATCACGATCGATTAAAGATTTTAGAGTGGAAGCCAAAAGATTTCTATCTGTGATTCCTAGCACGTCCGTTACTTTTTCTAAAGTCACTTGAGCGTTTGTAAAGTTAATCACTTGATCTAGTAAGCTCAAAGAATCTCTCATTGAGCCATCTGCAAGTCTTGCAAGTGTCCAAAGAGCTTCTTGATCAAACTTCACATTCTCAGCCTTACATATTTTTTCAAGGTGGCTTTGAATGAGTCTTGTAGAAATTCTTCTAAAATCAAATCTCTGGCATCTAGATAAAATTGTAATTGGAATTTTCTGAGCTTCTGTTGTCGCCATGATGAAAATCACATGAGCAGGAGGCTCTTCGAGAGTTTTTAAAAGTGCGTTGAAGGCACTCGTCGAAAGCATGTGAACTTCATCGATGATGTAAACTTTAAACTTTCCACTCGATGGCATATATCCGACGGTCTCACGAAGTTCGCGAATTGAGTCCACACCGTTGTTGGATGCTCCGTCAATTTCAATAACGTCCATGTGAGAGCCGTTAGTGATATCTTGGCAGGCAGTACATTGATTACAAGGTTTGAAATCTTGAGAATTGGGACAGATCAAGGTCTTGGCTAAAACACGAGCTGAAGAGGTTTTTCCAACTCCGCGTGTTCCAGAAAACAAAAGTGCGTGCGGAAAGCGGTCAGCTTTTAAAGCATTGATTAAAGTTTGACTGATGTGATCTTGACCAACTAGATCTTGAAAGGACTGCGGACGATATTTTCTTGCAATGACTTGATAAGACATCTTTGTCCTTTTAAGATTGGTGCCACTAATATTTAGTACTAAATAATGTTTAGTAAGTGGCTGGCCCCGTATCACATGACGTCTCTATTACCGTTGCTTCCTTCCGGACCTGGCGGGTTTCATAGAGTCGTGCATTGTACAGGACCAACCA
Above is a window of Bdellovibrionota bacterium DNA encoding:
- a CDS encoding DUF1904 family protein: MPHIRLKCISEKNVKSLSKTLPKELARAMDTSEDNFSFELVPNTFYTNGKSTKSYPFIEVHWFERSQDIKVKSTKIITDQIKALTKAKDIVVVYIPIEKSDYFENEKNF
- a CDS encoding YbaB/EbfC family nucleoid-associated protein — encoded protein: MKNFPGGMQSFMKQVQQMQNKAEKVQNELKEREFDGTAGGGAVKVKANGSYQLTSVIIDPAVFKDGDAEMLQDLVITAANDALKTANKTTEDEMSKLTGGMKIPGMF
- a CDS encoding ADP-ribosylation factor-like protein; protein product: MSFINKKAKEIHCKIVYYGPSLGGKTTNVQWIYHKTQTEQKNKLITLNTNNERTLFFDFLPLNVGDINGYKTRFHIYTVPGQVVYDASRKLILKGLDGIVFVADSQKERMEENIESIKNLKTNLKQQGYDIEKVPLVIQYNKRDLTNAVPIQELRYALNLYNSPDFEAVASTGEGVEETFVTIAKKIVTILKGNEA
- the nadA gene encoding quinolinate synthase NadA; the encoded protein is MLDIRQEILNLKKEKGALILAHFYEDGEIQELADHVGDSYFLAETGMNSDANIILLAGVVFMGESVKILSPDKKVIVPDLKAGCSLVTSSPFAKYKAWKDAHPNSVMMTYINSSAEVKSISDVICTSSNAEKILKAIPKDKTILFGPDKNLGGWLSKKYGRPMELWEGTCEVHVLFTAKELYKLKTENPDAVVIAHPECNPDVLEYAEVIGSTSRLLKEVETNPAKKFIVATEDGIFHQMKKLRPDVELIQAPTGTHCACNQCPYMKLNTLEKIRNSLATLSPEVKLAPEMIKNARVSLQRMVDITQGKSVTWD
- a CDS encoding response regulator translates to MSKASSLQVRLIRMQLLNVLVVILFISTVAVYYIVNEVSSLYEKQINATVKIVAHNLKTPMMFNDNDEIQNTLSVLNADPNFLGAVLEKKSGEKITYLEDFRGDGKVNQINEQDFIFSEKIKALNDELGTLYIKYTKKYLHDIYLSIAMFTFAVFVFAVGISVLLARFFQKDVTGPINSLLKFISKITAHSEWQNIANIPISSSEISEILNLKIEFKKMVEVIKKREEETTSAKNAAEKANEAKSEFLSNMSHELRTPMNAVLGYTQLLRRSFHKKGILDYQKDLGEIEKAGKHLLSLINDVLDIAKIESGKVELYVENFNLEKEVEEIVSLIKPFAASKNNQMSVEIEKSLTEMTSDVTKFKQVLLNLINNACKFTENGTVALKILPEVINGLPAVRISVSDTGIGITAEQIAKLFNPFTQADTSTTRKYGGTGLGLHISKNFVELMGGKIFVESELGKGATFTMILPLSLDHHLKNKIENKGSSKDDLQKFKILIIDDEAFVHDLFTKNLEEFRVEILSAYNAKEGIESTRKNKPDLILLDITLPDLSGWDVMSILKSDKELAGIPIIISTTTEEKNKAYTIGAADFLQKPVDNERFLRLLLNYRCKNPPCLALVVDDNENNRKVMERSLVQESWNVKTVDSGAEALEFLKSNKPEIIFLDLMMPDMDGFEVLDKIKSHEAWLDIPVIIVTAKDLTEEDKKRLNNKMESILTKENFSSEKAKHEILRILGKSKVKESL
- the recR gene encoding recombination mediator RecR; the encoded protein is MTELKSLKRLINEFSKLPGIGEKTAQRLAYFVLKKGNVFSQSFVEAIQEVETQIHTCHQCFSFTESESLCNICENQKRDSTKICVVEEPFDIMKIESSQSFHGLYHVLHGTIAPLEGVQPDHLKIRELMERIDKSSTKIQEVILALDADIEGDTTALYLTKLLHAKEVKATRLAYGVPFGSDIDYIDKRTLGKAIENRVEL
- the arfB gene encoding alternative ribosome rescue aminoacyl-tRNA hydrolase ArfB, with the protein product MKWVSRIPYNEFTFEFARSGGPGGQHVNKTNSAAILRWDVDATLAFSEDQKVKLQTKLKLNQESEVVIRSEEHRDQEKNKKRCLEKLDSLIEKALFVHKKRKPTKPSRSQKEKRIKSKKIRSEVKKSRTNKDW
- the dnaX gene encoding DNA polymerase III subunit gamma/tau; the protein is MSYQVIARKYRPQSFQDLVGQDHISQTLINALKADRFPHALLFSGTRGVGKTSSARVLAKTLICPNSQDFKPCNQCTACQDITNGSHMDVIEIDGASNNGVDSIRELRETVGYMPSSGKFKVYIIDEVHMLSTSAFNALLKTLEEPPAHVIFIMATTEAQKIPITILSRCQRFDFRRISTRLIQSHLEKICKAENVKFDQEALWTLARLADGSMRDSLSLLDQVINFTNAQVTLEKVTDVLGITDRNLLASTLKSLIDRDLSAIVQTIEKIFSSGYDPIVFCQNLLEEIRHLLFVKVSEKPTELLDLSDGEIQSLKQLSSNVSQEDVHLLFDMCLKGAQDLMRAQSPRIVLEMLLMRMAQAPRIEDIDSFVSGGQDKPITKPSGPTRVEHKPVDSKSAIAQALQATKASAVEVKKSHSTLSSSTLVSDVRVLTPDLGDSKRSDVGTPTSETSIVFNKDKSLSENWISFVERSKKIVPSVGALLEHSALSYLDGNRMVLSVPEKEKFFYEQLKDSKQALKVKDLVQKIWNLNVHLTVQTHVETEATTVSPQAVKIQQEKTSAQQTREQVENHPAIQNLQKTFKGKIHNIREL